A part of Streptomyces sp. NBC_01497 genomic DNA contains:
- a CDS encoding cell division protein FtsK, translating into MKHEDNGDHEHDLFARLEKEFGPVEAGADHSRPTESADPNETIMVDPAAGKSGPDLMDRVRGAKRRAVIPAWATSRGEFLKAGKGVAAYAWHVAAYHSIRAPWYALRLTLQMPRGACQFTGGALRWALDAEGEPLRQSAATNNDIEEYLKLSRQRDRRVRWRAVVAVGASIAGTGTSLALYVLAPDWLLALCAAASTLALGRLGQPADAPVIHRAVEIPKATKLTSDIVLRALGSLGIPAINQAQAKGNPGFAFTAPITRDGPGWMAEGDLPYGVTVTDVIDRRDRLASGVRRPLGCVWPEAVPTEHTGRLRMWVGDQDMSQTRQEPWPLAKSGGADLFKPVLWGTDQRGRWVGVTLMFIAGIIGAIPRMGKTFLLRLLLLIAALDVRAELHTYDLKGTGDLDSVGDRVAYRHRAGEEDPDIEYAIADLRELQGELRRRAKVIRSLPRDICPESKVTTELASKRSLGLHPIVIGVDECQVWFEHPKYGGEFKEICTDLVKRGPATGIVLLLATQRPDKDSIPTSISANASARWCLKVMGQVENDMVLGTGAYKRGVRASMFAWGDKGISYFLGEGSDARIVRSAFINAVEADRIALRARALREHAGLLAGHALGEQPETTASVGYDLLADLRAAVPAEKPKLWNEAIVPLLAELRPEVYGEWTPEQLTAALKPYGIRTVQVWGTTEDGKGANRRGIRRSDILKAAAERNGGADAA; encoded by the coding sequence GTGAAGCACGAGGACAACGGCGATCACGAACACGACTTGTTCGCGAGGCTGGAGAAGGAATTCGGCCCTGTCGAAGCAGGGGCGGATCACTCCCGACCGACCGAGTCGGCCGACCCGAACGAGACCATCATGGTCGACCCGGCAGCCGGAAAATCGGGCCCTGATCTGATGGATCGGGTACGCGGAGCGAAGCGTCGGGCGGTCATTCCCGCGTGGGCGACGTCTCGGGGCGAGTTCCTGAAGGCGGGCAAGGGGGTCGCCGCGTACGCCTGGCACGTCGCCGCGTACCACTCGATCCGAGCGCCGTGGTACGCCCTGCGGCTCACGCTCCAGATGCCCCGTGGTGCCTGCCAGTTCACCGGCGGTGCCCTGAGGTGGGCATTGGACGCCGAGGGTGAGCCGTTGCGTCAGTCGGCCGCCACGAACAACGACATCGAGGAGTACCTGAAGCTCTCGCGGCAGCGTGACCGCCGGGTGCGGTGGCGGGCAGTGGTCGCCGTTGGCGCATCGATCGCCGGAACCGGTACGAGCCTCGCCCTGTACGTCCTCGCACCGGATTGGCTGCTCGCACTGTGCGCGGCCGCGTCGACGCTCGCGCTGGGGCGGCTCGGTCAGCCGGCGGACGCTCCGGTCATCCACCGGGCCGTAGAGATCCCGAAGGCCACCAAGCTGACGAGTGACATCGTCCTTCGCGCCCTGGGATCGCTCGGCATCCCCGCCATCAACCAGGCGCAGGCGAAAGGCAATCCGGGCTTCGCCTTCACCGCGCCCATCACGCGGGACGGTCCGGGCTGGATGGCGGAGGGCGACCTGCCGTACGGAGTCACCGTCACGGACGTCATCGACCGGCGCGACCGGCTTGCTTCCGGGGTCCGGCGCCCGCTCGGGTGCGTCTGGCCCGAGGCCGTGCCCACCGAGCACACCGGGCGACTGCGCATGTGGGTCGGTGATCAGGACATGTCGCAGACCCGGCAGGAACCGTGGCCGCTCGCGAAGTCCGGCGGCGCTGACCTCTTCAAACCGGTGCTCTGGGGCACCGACCAGCGCGGCCGGTGGGTCGGCGTCACGCTCATGTTCATCGCGGGCATCATCGGCGCCATCCCGCGCATGGGCAAGACGTTCTTGCTGCGTCTGCTCCTGCTCATCGCGGCCCTGGACGTACGGGCGGAGCTCCACACGTACGACCTGAAGGGCACCGGCGACCTCGACTCGGTCGGCGACCGAGTCGCGTACCGGCACCGGGCCGGCGAGGAGGACCCGGACATCGAGTACGCCATCGCCGATCTTCGCGAACTGCAGGGCGAGTTGCGGCGCCGGGCGAAGGTGATCCGGTCGCTGCCACGGGACATCTGCCCGGAGTCGAAGGTGACCACCGAGCTCGCGTCGAAGCGCTCGCTCGGGCTCCACCCGATCGTGATCGGTGTCGACGAGTGCCAGGTGTGGTTCGAGCACCCGAAGTACGGCGGCGAGTTCAAGGAGATCTGCACGGACCTCGTGAAGCGCGGGCCGGCCACCGGGATCGTGCTACTGCTGGCCACCCAGCGTCCCGACAAGGACAGCATCCCGACATCGATCAGCGCGAACGCCTCAGCCCGCTGGTGCCTCAAGGTCATGGGCCAGGTCGAGAACGACATGGTCCTCGGGACGGGCGCCTACAAACGGGGCGTCCGGGCGAGCATGTTCGCCTGGGGCGACAAGGGCATCTCCTACTTCCTCGGAGAAGGATCGGACGCCCGGATCGTCCGCTCCGCGTTCATCAACGCGGTGGAGGCGGACCGCATCGCCCTCCGCGCACGTGCGCTCCGCGAGCATGCCGGGCTGCTCGCGGGTCACGCGCTCGGCGAGCAGCCGGAGACCACCGCGTCCGTCGGGTACGACCTGCTCGCCGATCTCCGAGCCGCCGTACCGGCCGAGAAACCGAAGCTCTGGAACGAAGCGATCGTGCCGCTGCTCGCCGAACTCCGACCCGAGGTCTACGGCGAGTGGACGCCAGAGCAGCTGACCGCGGCTCTCAAGCCGTACGGCATCCGCACCGTGCAGGTGTGGGGCACCACCGAGGACGGCAAAGGCGCCAACCGGCGCGGCATCCGGCGCTCCGACATCCTCAAGGCTGCTGCGGAACGTAACGGCGGAGCCGACGCGGCATAG
- a CDS encoding GntR family transcriptional regulator, whose amino-acid sequence MAKAYERIADEIRRAIRAGELKPGDKLPPETQLVEDHRRSLPTIRDALRLLQEEGLIEKQHGRGNFVRSPRTKVLRTNERHQWEKDRARESADERLKTGSTEHDTGLQVSDLVFHASYDEGTADVDIAEAFGVPEGTPMLVRTFRTRYAAESAPFTLVTSYLVRGVVESNPDLLDAANEPWPGGTQNQLFTVGIEVSRVDERVSARPPTPEEAEELELPPGTSVLVLRKTSYDTSDRVVELSDVTLPGDRTEMHFTTPLERW is encoded by the coding sequence ATGGCCAAGGCGTACGAGCGAATCGCGGACGAGATCCGCCGAGCCATCCGCGCAGGTGAGCTCAAACCTGGGGACAAGCTGCCGCCCGAGACGCAACTCGTCGAGGATCACCGCCGCAGCCTGCCGACCATCCGTGATGCGCTCCGGCTCCTCCAGGAAGAGGGCTTGATCGAGAAGCAGCACGGGCGCGGGAACTTCGTCCGCAGCCCACGTACGAAGGTGCTGCGGACGAACGAGCGTCACCAGTGGGAGAAGGACCGGGCGCGTGAGTCCGCGGACGAGCGTCTGAAGACGGGGTCCACGGAACACGACACCGGCCTGCAGGTCAGCGATCTCGTCTTCCACGCGTCGTACGACGAGGGCACGGCCGACGTGGACATCGCCGAGGCGTTCGGCGTGCCCGAGGGCACGCCGATGCTGGTGCGCACCTTCAGGACGAGGTACGCGGCGGAGAGCGCGCCGTTCACCCTCGTGACCTCGTACCTCGTCCGGGGCGTGGTGGAGTCCAATCCCGATCTTCTGGACGCGGCGAACGAACCGTGGCCCGGAGGCACGCAGAATCAGCTCTTCACCGTGGGTATCGAAGTGAGCCGCGTCGACGAGCGGGTGTCGGCTCGCCCGCCGACCCCCGAGGAAGCGGAAGAACTGGAGCTTCCCCCGGGGACCTCGGTCCTCGTGCTGCGGAAGACCTCGTACGACACGTCGGACCGCGTGGTCGAGCTGTCCGACGTGACGCTGCCCGGCGACCGCACCGAGATGCACTTCACCACTCCCCTGGAAAGGTGGTGA
- a CDS encoding DUF2637 domain-containing protein → MSPLSVGERALLGLVVPAGVAVGGLGLVASFDSVSSAAVRWGFTDPWMLPVGIDAAIPVFTAASLLLVRVGMRLAWVRFVPWGLTLITCWLNIAAGESASAKVAHGSMPLLWVGLSEIAAHVYAVRIGVATGARMERIRRSRWLFAPLTTLALWRRMVLWETTDYREALALEKQRLMVRAELRESYGRAWRRKAPHRDLVLLRLGELAPEGHVPAEEEAKEPGAPAAAEERAPRGYRPRMTWEAALLKARQETAEWPAERLDADPIRKAIGCSQQRSRQLRDALRAERDQQHTPL, encoded by the coding sequence GTGTCACCACTCAGCGTGGGCGAGAGGGCCCTGCTCGGTCTTGTTGTCCCCGCGGGCGTCGCGGTGGGAGGGCTCGGCCTCGTCGCCTCCTTCGACTCCGTGTCCTCCGCCGCAGTGCGGTGGGGATTCACCGACCCGTGGATGCTCCCGGTCGGCATCGACGCTGCGATCCCCGTCTTCACGGCGGCGAGTCTGCTGCTGGTCCGGGTCGGGATGCGGCTCGCTTGGGTCCGGTTCGTGCCGTGGGGACTGACCCTGATCACGTGCTGGCTCAACATCGCGGCGGGTGAGTCGGCCTCGGCGAAAGTCGCCCACGGGTCGATGCCCCTGCTGTGGGTCGGCCTCAGCGAGATCGCCGCTCATGTCTACGCGGTCCGTATCGGCGTCGCGACCGGCGCACGGATGGAACGCATCCGGCGCTCTCGCTGGCTGTTCGCGCCTCTCACCACACTCGCGCTCTGGCGCCGGATGGTGCTCTGGGAGACGACCGACTACCGCGAGGCCCTGGCCCTTGAGAAGCAACGGCTCATGGTGCGGGCGGAACTGCGCGAGAGCTACGGCCGAGCGTGGCGCCGCAAGGCCCCGCACCGCGATCTGGTGCTGCTCCGGCTCGGCGAGCTCGCCCCTGAGGGACACGTGCCGGCCGAAGAGGAAGCCAAAGAGCCCGGTGCACCGGCTGCGGCTGAGGAGCGCGCGCCGCGCGGCTATCGGCCGCGTATGACCTGGGAGGCGGCGCTGCTCAAGGCCCGCCAGGAGACTGCGGAATGGCCCGCTGAGCGCCTGGACGCCGACCCCATCCGCAAGGCGATCGGGTGCAGCCAACAGCGTTCGCGGCAGCTGCGTGACGCCCTCAGGGCCGAGCGCGACCAGCAGCACACTCCCCTCTGA